From Glycine max cultivar Williams 82 chromosome 11, Glycine_max_v4.0, whole genome shotgun sequence, the proteins below share one genomic window:
- the LOC100813071 gene encoding uncharacterized protein isoform X4, whose translation MANDTGSGRVVTEKGLATRSSRETLGKNALASGSATNATPNRKSERLEKRTPPSLSARITVRFGQKTPSPLRRSERTKNASPSPSSDPSASKSKSSGSKSNCSGKQLAFEASADEDDDDEKSGAEASSRLRPKRMTAGEYRALFVKPKIDCNEKTNGMDRSTEGDCHEKTNGMDRSTQEDCHEKPNGMNRSTQEDCHDKTNGMYRSTQEDCHEKSNGVDMSAQEGDDGARDKIDVCLKENCFDSARDDKDILLPEDANSKEMRAESKLSGPLKELLDNNATLNSLVPSNAATCEPPSGASERVQSESCMEETSQKSGSRDSIINENLIRKCVENDKGEKSISLKRKKNMLDMHSDASAMLVDNNISNLIEDAHPSRICGNVVETSGSCSKRIRRISLSESDVKKGGRKTANNVDQPSSKSNGENLSTRNKEGNSGDSVDPEIPQGNTVETEKIRKQQRSLHLLLKPEIANLCEILHLPCWTAAALLNHKLDFEESLMLAKQNLNFDCKKEVVDEINSRLWDLKEFFLKLTGNSNVASYPKASESSNGVYSFIEETPEVELVKNDNSKNIKNVQKSKSQWNKLLLTQQEEKQKLKKDIENENGEFWRRYRIHRAAIQSCSPNDVTKEQKLKVFNSEYMKIIRELERQHEICLKDLEDKQLKTRLTFQEISAPDELINPVTSNKSGTKVDQTCDQAQHSNAPKDLVSDHVVEGEGFNDIVEIMTRTGTGIGLSEAPDANASVVVPCSSTVELQTPLVKHAYANEMDIVASKDGPVSGNKCYNVAENEYDSQGNIFSKHYNSREQCSDGAISSPEEGEFVNYSCESHDFWKDAITQVLPSSNEEICDGITLDIQCSDGAISSPEDGEFVNYSSESHDFGQDAMTRVLLSSNEEMCDWKTLDVQRSDGAISLPEEGECINYSCESHDFGQDAIAQVLPSSNEEICDGKTLDVPCGEVSPTGCNTSSSNGDHVEIPSSRQGELDGTILSNPVCGSSIEVGANGSNDGAKNMAPLNSQSSEEHIPCVNTISTPNCVNAAQIHEADDNNGSKNAETLNSSLSDERISSLNSKSPQDHVRNENAMCMQNCENFAPSLEDDDGDGSTIVIPNPPLIDERNADRTIVLNRDAHVGMLETVNLTPSTEQISGGAVDEDGLPNHIPKSSVLDSVLSRPREADSPSNSSDADCIILSNQPSLEKQNHEVLSNIPVGQIPVEVSDTCHERITVNVLDGEEAVGRPATVNCTDYPENIIPLNSSSMDQISNGGPLLDGDLSSGPCATSPGNGLTLPDEQIPVLVPENSDKVARCQLTDSAVVKKNAISDQQEGVCRTMTENSLSQETPVSRTVHDLMEPLEPLQSLSSVESPPDPDTAREMPNTLISSPVDIVPDNQSINVSLVMEPPEQEGQLLSAGFLSSNQDLSNLPLVTGNKDQPSDEDDLPYHISEIQNQVVQQASYSDQQEGACRTMTENSLSLETPVSRPVDDLMEPLEQVQPLSSVESPPDRDTAREMQNILVSSSVDFVPDNQSINDSLVMEPPEQEGQLPSAGILSSNQDLANLPLVTRTEDQPSNEDGIPNHIPETSIEIQNQAVGQCASNVELDSCSRQVVHPASNMDLDSLLPGGFRRQSSDTRNLSTLTENNSHPVQPASQSASRIIRHLCLDPLTNELERLRILTDQNMKEYENKKLQLKCDFEKELEELYRKYDIKRKEIEVEFQNIRKNLDTRNKIVFVNKILAEAFRAKSMDLKVSGASRMQQDASVPMQLFQLASQQNATQPCLVGASSCGPPAASVQSSYATTTTQTMVSPIQATYSTPGTFSSVSPRLPHINSLSSPLGNVQTAGEIRAPAPHLQPYRPPTSIPASSPCTVPHGRPGQPTPGNIPVTSPPFSHRTPRPMPANFQSVPHRGHWPVSTGGLSTPNLSAAMNSRGDANSQPGINLANVRPHMPDLPTLMNLNLSKFGCNSSPANSAHQATSPDVVCLSDDE comes from the exons ATGGCGAACGACACTGGTTCCGGTCGCGTCGTCACAGAGAAAGGACTGGCTACGAGGTCTTCGAGAGAGACATTAGGGAAGAATGCGCTTGCGAGCGGTTCCGCCACGAACGCCACTCCGAATCGCAAGTCGGAACGGCTCGAGAAGCGGACGCCGCCGTCGCTCTCGGCGAGAATCACGGTGAGATTCGGTCAGAAGACGCCGAGTCCGTTGCGGAGATCTGAGAGAACGAAGAAcgcttctccttctccttcttcgGATCCTTCGGCTTCGAAATCCAAGAGTTCGGGTTCGAAGAGCAATTGCAGTGGGAAACAGTTGGCGTTTGAGGCTAGCGCtgacgaagatgatgatgatgagaaaAGTGGCGCGGAAGCTTCTTCGAGACTTAGACCTAAGAGAATGACTGCGGGCGAGTATCGTGCTCTCTTTGTTAAACCTAAGATAG ATTGCAATGAGAAGACAAATGGGATGGATAGGTCAACTGAAGGAG ATTGCCATGAGAAGACAAATGGAATGGATAGGTCAACTCAAGAAG ATTGCCATGAGAAGCCAAATGGGATGAATAGATCAACTCAAGAAG ATTGCCATGATAAGACAAATGGGATGTATAGGTCAACTCAAGAAG ATTGCCATGAGAAGTCAAATGGGGTGGATATGTCAGCTCAGGAAGGTGATGACGGGGCTAGGGACAAGATTGACGTGTGCCTTAAAGAGAATTGTTTTGATTCTGCCAGGGATGATAAGGATATTCTTCTACCTGAAGATGCCAATAGTAAAGAGATGAGAGCTGAGTCTAAGTTGAGTGGGCCTTTGAAAGAACTATTAGATAATAATGCGACTCTAAATTCATTGGTACCGTCTAATGCTGCAACCTGTGAGCCGCCCAGTGGGGCGTCTGAAAGGGTTCAGTCTGAATCGTGCATGGAGGAGACATCACAGAAGTCAGGGTCAAGGGATTccataataaatgaaaatttgattaGGAAATGTGTTGAGAATGATAAGGGTGAAAAATCAATatctttgaagagaaaaaaaaatatgttggacATGCATTCAGATGCTTCTGCTATGTTGGTTGACAATAACATCAGCAACTTGATTGAGGATGCTCACCCATCAAGGATATGTGGCAATGTTGTGGAGACCAGCGGGTCATGTTCCAAAAGGATAAG gcgTATCTCCTTATCAGAATCAGATGTGAAAAAGGGTGGGAGGAAAACTGCCAATAATGTTgatcagccttcttcaaaatctaatGGTGAAAATTTATCTACTAGGAACAAGGAAG GAAATTCTGGAGATTCAGTGG ACCCAGAGATACCTCAAGGGAACACTGTTGAAACAGAGAAAATACGAAAACAGCAGAGGAGCTTACATCTTTTACTGAAGCCAGAGATAGCAAATCTTTGTGAAATTCTGCATCTGCCT TGTTGGACTGCTGCTGCTTTGCTAAATCACAAACTTGACTTTGAAGAGTCCCTCATGCTTGCTAAGCAGAACTTGAATTTTGACTGCAAGAAGGAAGTGGTGGATGAAATTAATTCAAGACTCTGGGATctgaaggaattttttttaaaactcacaGGAAACTCTAATGTTGCCAGCTATCCAAAAGCTTCTGAGTCATCAAATGGGGTTTATTCATTTATTGAAGAGACACCAGAGGTTGAATTAGTAAAAAAtgacaattctaaaaatattaaaaacgtTCAGAAGAGTAAAAGCCAGTGGAATAAGCTACTTCTGACACAACAAGAAGAGAAGCAAAAGTTGAAAAAagatattgaaaatgaaaatggtgaATTTTGGAGAAGGTACCGAATACACAGGGCAGCTATTCAATCATGTTCTCCCAATGATGTAACCAAAGAGCAAAAGCTCAAGGTTTTCAACAGTgaatacatgaaaataattaGAGAATTGGAAAGGCAGCATGAGATATGTCTCAAGGATCTTGAGGACAAGCAATTAAAAACAAGGCTGACATTCCAAGAGATTTCAGCACCTGATGAATTGATAAACCCAGTTACTTCAAACAAATCTGGGACTAAGGTTGACCAGACTTGTGATCAAGCCCAGCATTCTAATGCTCCGAAAGACCTTGTGTCTGATCATGTTGTCGAAGGAGAGGGTTTCAATGATATAGTTGAAATCATGACAAGGACTGGAACTGGGATTGGATTATCTGAAGCTCCTGATGCCAATGCCTCTGTAGTTGTACCATGCAGTAGCACAGTTGAACTGCAAACTCCTCTGGTCAAACATGCTTATGCTAATGAGATGGACATAGTGGCTTCAAAAGATGGACCAGTATCTGGAAATAAGTGCTATAATGTTGCTGAAAATGAATATGATAGTCAAGGAAATATTTTCTCTAAGCATTACAATTCCAGAGAACAATGTTCTGATGGAGCTATTAGCTCGCCAGAGGAGGGGGAGTTTGTAAATTATAGTTGTGAATCTCATGATTTTTGGAAGGATGCTATAACACAAGTTCTGCCTTCATCTAATGAAGAGATATGTGATGGGATAACATTAGATATTCAATGTTCTGATGGAGCTATTAGCTCGCCAGAGGATGGGGAGTTTGTAAATTATAGTTCTGAATCTCATGATTTTGGGCAGGATGCTATGACACGGGTTCTGCTTTCATCTAATGAAGAGATGTGTGATTGGAAAACATTAGATGTTCAGCGTTCTGATGGAGCTATTAGCTTGCCAGAGGAGGGGGAGTGTATAAATTATAGTTGTGAATCTCATGATTTTGGGCAGGATGCTATAGCCCAAGTTCTGCCTTCATCTAATGAAGAGATATGTGATGGGAAAACATTAGATGTTCCCTGTGGAGAGGTGTCTCCTACAGGGTGTAACACCAGCAGTTCAAATGGTGATCATGTTGAAATTCCTTCTTCTAGGCAAGGGGAACTTGATGGGACTATACTGAGCAATCCTGTTTGTGGTTCATCAATAGAAGTTGGGGCTAATGGTTCCAATGATGGTGCAAAGAATATGGCACCCTTGAATTCTCAATCATCTGAAGAACATATCCCATGTGTAAATACCATATCCACACCAAATTGTGTGAATGCTGCACAAATCCATGAGGCTGATGACAATAATGGTTCAAAAAATGCTGAAACTCTGAACTCATCTTTGTCTGATGAAAGAATTTCCTCCTTGAATTCAAAATCACCTCAAGACCATGTCCGTAATGAAAATGCCATGTGCATGCAAAATTGTGAGAATTTTGCACCGAGCCTTGAGGATGATGACGGTGATGGTTCAACTATTGTCATTCCAAATCCACCTTTGATTGATGAGAGAAATGCTGATAGGACCATAGTATTAAATAGAGATGCACATGTGGGAATGCTTGAGACTGTCAATCTCACTCCATCCACAGAGCAAATATCTGGAGGTGCAGTAGATGAAGATGGTCTCCCCAACCACATTCCCAAGTCATCAGTTTTAGATAGTGTATTGTCCAGACCACGCGAAGCTGATAGTCCTAGTAATAGCTCGGATGCTGATTGTATTATTCTTTCAAATCAACCTTCTTTAGAGAAACAAAATCATGAAGTCTTATCAAACATACCTGTTGGACAAATTCCAGTTGAAGTGTCAGACACTTGTCATGAGAGGATTACTGTAAATGTATTAGATGGGGAGGAAGCTGTGGGAAGGCCTGCCACAGTCAATTGTACTGATTATCCTGAGAATATAATTCCTCTGAATTCTTCATCCATGGATCAAATATCTAATGGAGGTCCATTATTAGATGGAGATTTATCATCAGGGCCTTGTGCTACTAGCCCAGGCAATGGTCTGACCCTACCTGATGAACAAATTCCTGTCTTAGTGCCAGAAAATAGCGATAAAGTGGCTCGATGTCAATTAACAGACAGTGCAGTGGTGAAGAAAAATGCCATATCTGACCAGCAGGAAGGAGTATGTAGAACCATGACAGAAAACAGTTTATCCCAGGAGACTCCAGTATCGAGAACAGTTCATGATCTCATGGAGCCTCTAGAACCACTGCAATCATTATCATCTGTAGAGTCTCCACCTGACCCGGATACTGCTAGAGAAATGCCGAACACTTTGATATCTAGTCCTGTTGATATTGTACCTGATAATCAATCCATTAATGTTTCACTGGTCATGGAGCCTCCAGAGCAGGAGGGGCAATTACTTTCTGCAGGTTTCCTTTCTTCCAACCAGGACCTATCTAATTTGCCTTTGGTGACTGGAAACAAAGACCAGCCATCCGATGAAGATGATCTCCCCTATCACATTTCTGAGATTCAAAATCAAGTTGTGCAACAAGCCTCATATTCGGACCAGCAGGAAGGAGCATGTAGAACCATGACAGAAAACAGTTTGTCCCTAGAGACTCCAGTATCTAGACCAGTTGATGATCTCATGGAGCCTCTAGAACAAGTGCAACCATTATCATCTGTAGAGTCTCCACCTGACCGTGATACTGCTAGAGAAATGCAGAACATTTTGGTATCTAGTTCTGTTGATTTTGTACCAGACAATCAATCCATTAATGATTCACTGGTCATGGAGCCTCCAGAGCAGGAGGGGCAATTACCTTCTGCCGGTATCCTTTCTTCCAACCAGGACCTAGCTAACTTGCCTTTGGTGACTCGAACTGAAGACCAGCCATCCAATGAAGATGGTATTCCCAACCACATTCCCGAGACATCAATTGAGATTCAAAACCAAGCTGTTGGGCAATGTGCCTCAAATGTGGAACTTGACTCATGTTCTCGTCAAGTTGTACATCCAGCCTCAAATATGGACCTTGATTCACTTCTTCCTGGTGGATTCAGACGGCAGTCTTCAGACACAAGAAATTTGTCAACTCTCACAGAGAATAATAGCCATCCTGTACAACCTGCTAGCCAATCAGCTTCCAGGATTATTCGACATTTGTGCCTTGATCCACTTACCAATGAATTAGAAAGACTGCGTATACTGACAGACCAAAATATGAAAGAATATGAAAACAAG AAATTGCAGTTGAAATGTGATTTTGAGAAGGAACTCGAGGAACTTTACAGGAAGTATGACATTAAACGTAAGGAGATTGAGGTTGAATTTCAGAATATAAGGAAGAACCTGGATACAcgaaataaaatagtttttgtaaataagataTTGGCTGAGGCTTTCAGGGCTAAATCCATGGATCTTAAAGTATCTGGTGCATCAAGAATGCAGCAAG ATGCAAGTGTTCCAATGCAATTATTTCAGCTTGCAAGTCAGCAAAATGCCACTCAGCCCTGTCTGGTTGGTGCATCATCTTGTGGGCCTCCTGCAGCCAGCGTGCAGAGTTCCTACGCCACAACTACCACTCAGACTATGGTATCACCAATACAGGCCACTTACAGTACACCAGGAACTTTCTCCAGTGTTTCTCCAAGACTACCTCATATCAACTCCCTCTCTTCACCCTTGGGAAATGTTCAAACTGCTGGGGAGATACGTGCCCCTGCACCACATCTCCAGCCTTATAGACCCCCAACATCCATCCCAGCCTCCAGTCCATGTACAGTTCCGCATGGGAGGCCAGGTCAGCCTACACCCGGTAATATTCCGGTAACTTCTCCCCCATTTTCTCACCGGACACCCCGGCCAATGCCGGCAAACTTTCAGTCTGTTCCTCATAGGGGGCATTGGCCCGTAAGTACAGGTGGGTTATCCACACCTAATTTATCTGCTGCCATGAATTCTCGTGGTGATGCTAATAGTCAACCTGGTATAAATCTGGCAAATGTTCGGCCACATATGCCAGATTTGCCTACATTGATGAACTTGAACCTATCCAAATTTGGCTGTAATAGCTCGCCGGCTAACTCAGCACATCAAGCTACATCACCTGATGTAGTCTGTTTATCAGATGATGAATGA